One genomic window of Vulgatibacter sp. includes the following:
- a CDS encoding FAD-dependent monooxygenase, protein MAAKKKVLIAGAGIGGLTLGHALLQRGFEVEIFERAPALLPLGAGITIQSNAVLALRTLGLDPAIAARSARIDRAEIVSPTGAILSRLPLDAVAARLGAPMLAIHRGVLQQLLAAGLEPHLRLGSEAHGIREEAGGVALRFADGSEARGDLLVGADGLHSAIRRHVAGEEAPRYAGYTAWRGVARMDTEPGRSTEAWGAGERFGVVPIGEGLVYWFGVADAPAGVHRSPTGEKEELLRRFGSWHEPCGRLIEATPAEVILRTDIFDRTPIAKWSRGCVTLLGDAAHPMTPNLGQGGCQAIEDAVVLAGCLAGARDLAEGLAAYEARRVARANRFVAESRRLGQVAQWRHPIARIARTALLRATPAAQMERRLRATLAFEP, encoded by the coding sequence ATGGCAGCGAAGAAGAAGGTGCTGATCGCCGGCGCGGGGATCGGCGGATTGACCCTGGGACACGCCCTGCTGCAGCGGGGCTTCGAGGTGGAGATCTTCGAGCGGGCCCCGGCGCTCCTGCCGCTCGGCGCCGGGATCACCATCCAGTCGAATGCGGTGCTCGCGCTGCGCACCCTCGGCCTCGACCCCGCGATCGCGGCGCGGAGCGCCCGGATCGATCGGGCGGAGATCGTCTCGCCGACCGGCGCCATCCTCTCCCGCCTGCCGTTGGATGCGGTGGCGGCGCGTCTCGGCGCCCCGATGCTGGCCATCCACCGCGGCGTGCTCCAGCAGCTCCTCGCCGCGGGGCTGGAGCCACACCTGCGCCTGGGCAGCGAAGCGCACGGTATCCGGGAGGAGGCGGGCGGGGTGGCGCTCCGCTTCGCGGACGGCAGCGAGGCCCGGGGCGATCTGCTCGTCGGCGCCGACGGGCTCCACTCCGCGATCCGCCGCCACGTCGCTGGCGAGGAGGCGCCCCGCTACGCGGGCTACACCGCCTGGCGCGGCGTCGCCCGCATGGACACCGAGCCCGGCCGCAGCACCGAGGCCTGGGGTGCCGGCGAGCGCTTCGGCGTGGTACCGATCGGCGAGGGGCTGGTCTACTGGTTCGGCGTCGCCGACGCGCCGGCGGGGGTGCACCGCTCGCCAACTGGGGAGAAGGAGGAGCTCCTCCGCCGCTTCGGCAGCTGGCACGAGCCCTGCGGCAGGTTGATCGAGGCGACACCGGCAGAGGTGATCCTCCGCACCGACATCTTCGACCGCACGCCGATCGCGAAGTGGAGCCGCGGCTGCGTCACCCTCCTCGGCGACGCGGCCCACCCGATGACGCCGAACCTCGGCCAGGGCGGCTGCCAGGCGATCGAGGACGCGGTGGTCCTCGCCGGCTGCCTCGCCGGCGCGCGGGATCTGGCGGAAGGACTCGCCGCCTACGAGGCGCGGCGGGTGGCCCGCGCCAACCGCTTCGTCGCCGAATCGCGGCGGTTGGGGCAGGTCGCCCAGTGGCGCCATCCGATCGCGCGCATCGCCCGCACCGCGCTCCTTCGCGCCACGCCTGCGGCGCAGATGGAGCGCCGCCTCCGCGCCACCCTCGCCTTCGAGCCGTGA
- a CDS encoding TetR/AcrR family transcriptional regulator, giving the protein MTDEAPNRARKRPRQRRSRELVDVLLEATARVLATGRSLDEATTNEIAAIAGVSIGSLYQYFPNKQALAAALIEQRAARSLEEVGGAIGALAGRPFGERLAAGVRSLVAMHRRERALYVAMFALVREVGQHELVRTLAAQGREMLRQLFEAHRDELRPDVDLELAAFVVGHALEALVHAAVEEAPALLDERLEQELVRLLLGYLR; this is encoded by the coding sequence ATGACCGACGAAGCCCCCAACCGCGCCAGAAAAAGACCCCGGCAGCGGAGGTCCCGCGAGCTGGTCGACGTGCTCCTCGAGGCCACGGCTCGCGTTCTGGCGACCGGCCGCAGCCTGGACGAGGCGACCACCAACGAGATCGCGGCGATCGCCGGGGTGAGCATCGGCTCGCTCTACCAATACTTCCCCAACAAGCAGGCACTCGCCGCGGCGCTGATCGAGCAGCGGGCGGCGCGGAGCCTCGAGGAGGTGGGCGGCGCGATCGGGGCGCTCGCGGGAAGGCCCTTCGGCGAGCGCCTCGCCGCCGGCGTCCGGTCGCTGGTGGCGATGCACCGCCGGGAGCGCGCGCTCTACGTGGCGATGTTCGCGCTGGTGCGGGAGGTGGGGCAGCACGAGCTGGTGCGCACCCTCGCCGCGCAGGGGCGCGAGATGCTCCGGCAGCTGTTCGAAGCGCACCGGGACGAGTTGCGGCCGGACGTCGACCTGGAGCTGGCGGCGTTCGTCGTCGGCCACGCCCTCGAGGCGCTGGTCCACGCAGCGGTGGAGGAGGCGCCGGCGCTCCTCGACGAGCGACTCGAGCAGGAGCTGGTGCGGCTCCTGCTCGGTTACCTGCGCTGA
- a CDS encoding DUF2267 domain-containing protein, translated as MAEGYIEGAHSAGPGMVRLHESAEELLRDVEASGALPEGVTAEAAVSGVLCTLAMRLTGGEASNFFASLPDGIRPLLRTCTLHQDQAAQLFDKPAFIRKVAHHFGLGDDDAEPIARAVLRATRARIPTGELHGVEGQLPKDLKELWTHG; from the coding sequence ATGGCGGAGGGATATATCGAGGGCGCCCATTCTGCTGGGCCGGGCATGGTCCGGCTCCACGAGAGCGCCGAGGAATTGCTGCGGGACGTGGAGGCGAGCGGCGCGCTCCCCGAAGGCGTGACGGCGGAGGCTGCGGTCTCCGGCGTGCTCTGCACGCTCGCGATGCGCCTCACCGGCGGCGAGGCGAGCAACTTCTTCGCGTCGCTTCCGGACGGCATCCGGCCGCTCCTGCGCACCTGCACGCTGCACCAGGATCAGGCGGCGCAGCTCTTCGACAAGCCGGCGTTCATCCGCAAGGTGGCGCACCACTTCGGCCTGGGCGACGACGACGCCGAGCCGATCGCGCGGGCGGTGCTCCGGGCGACGCGGGCGCGGATCCCGACCGGCGAGCTCCACGGCGTGGAGGGGCAGCTCCCGAAGGATCTGAAGGAGCTCTGGACCCACGGGTAG
- a CDS encoding DUF6691 family protein, with translation MRKTLNALVAGILFGVGLVLAGMTLPEKVQGFLDFTGDWDPSLAFVMGGAILVYLPLNRLIRRKEKPLLEPAFELPVKRTLDGKLLAGAAIFGVGWGLGGFCPGPAIVSAATGTTRLGVFMLAMIGGMAIHRLLFVKAPGREKAVQRAPQAEPIADA, from the coding sequence ATGCGCAAAACCCTCAACGCACTCGTCGCCGGGATCCTCTTCGGCGTCGGCCTGGTCCTCGCCGGCATGACCCTGCCGGAGAAGGTCCAGGGCTTCCTCGACTTCACCGGCGACTGGGATCCGAGCCTCGCCTTCGTCATGGGCGGCGCGATCCTCGTCTACCTGCCGCTCAACCGGCTGATCCGCCGCAAGGAGAAGCCCCTCCTCGAGCCGGCCTTCGAGCTGCCGGTGAAGAGGACGTTGGACGGAAAGCTCCTCGCCGGCGCCGCGATCTTCGGGGTCGGCTGGGGCCTCGGCGGCTTCTGTCCCGGACCGGCGATCGTCTCCGCCGCCACGGGCACCACGCGCCTCGGCGTCTTCATGCTGGCGATGATCGGCGGCATGGCGATCCACCGGCTGCTCTTCGTCAAGGCACCGGGCCGCGAGAAGGCCGTGCAGCGCGCACCGCAGGCCGAGCCGATCGCGGACGCCTGA
- a CDS encoding YeeE/YedE family protein: MDALTPFLLPLLGGALIGLASALLLLGNGRIAGISGIIAGLVLPSGESRPWRAAFVGGMLAVGAVFAALRPEMLPSADGSLLVAGAAGILVGFGTRLGSGCTSGHGVCGISRFSPRSLAATLTFIATGAVTVFVMGVL, from the coding sequence ATGGACGCACTCACTCCCTTCCTGCTTCCGCTTCTGGGCGGCGCGCTCATCGGGCTCGCCTCGGCCCTGCTCCTCCTCGGCAACGGCCGCATCGCCGGCATCAGCGGCATCATTGCGGGCCTCGTGCTCCCCAGCGGGGAGAGCCGCCCCTGGCGCGCCGCCTTCGTCGGCGGGATGCTCGCGGTCGGCGCGGTCTTCGCCGCGCTCCGCCCCGAGATGCTCCCCTCGGCGGACGGCTCCCTGCTCGTCGCCGGCGCGGCGGGCATCCTCGTCGGCTTCGGCACCCGCCTCGGCTCCGGCTGCACCAGCGGCCACGGCGTGTGCGGGATCAGCCGTTTTTCGCCGCGCTCGCTCGCGGCGACGCTCACCTTCATCGCCACCGGCGCGGTGACGGTCTTCGTGATGGGGGTGCTCTGA
- a CDS encoding alpha-ketoglutarate-dependent dioxygenase AlkB, which produces MRARSIDVPPAGFLVQEAFVDEAEERAILAELEARTFREVRMHGVVARRTVLHFGWTYAYESWRIERGEPLPSWLHALREKAAAIGGLEAAALGQCLVSRYPPGAGIGWHRDAPMFGPVVVGISLGAACRFKLRRTVEEGPEVYAATLEPRSAYVLGGEARTAWQHTIPAVKALRHSITFRTVKDPAKWDRAAAAEE; this is translated from the coding sequence ATGCGCGCGCGTTCGATCGACGTTCCACCTGCGGGATTCCTCGTGCAGGAGGCGTTCGTCGACGAGGCGGAGGAGCGGGCGATCCTCGCCGAGCTGGAGGCGCGCACCTTCCGCGAGGTCCGCATGCACGGCGTGGTCGCGCGGCGCACCGTGCTCCACTTCGGCTGGACCTACGCCTACGAGAGCTGGCGCATCGAGCGCGGGGAGCCGCTGCCTTCGTGGCTGCATGCGCTGCGCGAGAAGGCGGCCGCAATCGGCGGTCTCGAGGCCGCGGCGCTCGGCCAATGCCTCGTTTCGCGCTACCCGCCGGGCGCGGGGATCGGCTGGCACCGGGACGCGCCGATGTTCGGGCCGGTGGTGGTGGGGATCTCGCTGGGCGCCGCCTGCCGCTTCAAGTTGCGGCGCACGGTCGAGGAGGGGCCGGAGGTCTACGCCGCCACGCTCGAGCCCCGCTCCGCCTACGTGCTCGGCGGCGAGGCGCGGACGGCGTGGCAGCACACCATCCCAGCGGTGAAGGCGCTGCGCCACTCGATCACCTTCCGCACGGTGAAGGACCCGGCGAAATGGGATCGGGCTGCTGCAGCCGAAGAATGA
- a CDS encoding tRNA(His) guanylyltransferase Thg1 family protein yields MRFDELDQRLRRFETTSDRFLPADAWLVARVDGRSFTRLTRELHPFDAPFDPRFRDLMIATARHLLVAGFRVAYAHTHSDEISLLFHRGEAAFGRKERKWLSVLAGEASGQFSVALGRPAAFDCRVSRLPDAEAVVDYFRWRQEDARRNARNGHCHWLLRREGRSAAESTAHLDGLPIEAKDELLAARGTAFDALPAWQRHGIGLWWETIERQARHGRTGAPALARRKRLRVVLDLPGGESYAALVEARLAEAEAGGPGSTGRGS; encoded by the coding sequence ATGCGCTTCGACGAGCTCGACCAGCGGCTGCGCCGCTTCGAAACGACGAGCGATCGCTTCCTCCCTGCCGACGCGTGGCTCGTGGCCCGGGTGGACGGCCGCTCCTTCACCCGCCTCACCCGCGAGCTGCATCCCTTCGACGCCCCCTTCGATCCACGTTTCCGCGACCTGATGATCGCCACCGCCCGGCACCTCCTCGTGGCGGGGTTCCGCGTGGCCTACGCCCACACCCACAGCGACGAGATCTCCCTGCTCTTCCACCGCGGCGAGGCGGCCTTCGGGCGCAAGGAGCGCAAATGGCTCTCGGTGCTCGCCGGCGAGGCGAGCGGCCAGTTCTCCGTCGCCCTGGGCCGGCCTGCAGCCTTCGATTGCAGGGTGAGCCGCCTGCCGGACGCGGAGGCGGTGGTGGACTACTTCCGCTGGCGGCAGGAAGACGCCCGGCGCAACGCCCGCAACGGCCACTGCCATTGGCTCCTCCGCCGCGAGGGCCGATCGGCAGCGGAGTCCACCGCGCACCTCGACGGCCTCCCCATCGAGGCGAAGGACGAGCTCCTCGCCGCACGCGGCACGGCCTTCGACGCGCTGCCCGCCTGGCAGCGGCACGGCATCGGACTGTGGTGGGAGACCATCGAGCGGCAGGCGCGTCACGGACGAACCGGCGCGCCTGCGCTGGCCCGTCGCAAACGGCTGCGCGTCGTGCTCGATCTGCCCGGAGGCGAGAGCTACGCCGCGCTCGTCGAGGCGCGCCTCGCGGAAGCGGAAGCGGGGGGCCCGGGCTCCACGGGCCGAGGTTCGTGA